The genomic window GGATGACGCACATCGGAGGGTATCCGGGCCGCTACAATTCTAAACTGCTGCATGAATTGAATACTGATCCGCCTGATTTATTCATTAGCGGGCACTCGCATATTCTGAAGATTGTGCCGGATAAAAAACGCAGGCTGCTCCATATTAATCCCGGAGCAGCAGGAAGAAGCGGTTTCCATAAAGTCAGAACGCTGGTTTTGATGGAACTTTTACAGGGCAAGGTCGCGGAGTTGAAAGTAGTGGAACTCGGCCCCCGCACCGCTCAGGCCGGCTAAAGTTTTAGCGTAAAAGCGTCACAGTCCCGGTATAACTGTAATTATTATGAAATGCATCCGTCACCTTCACCACGTAGAGATAAACGTCCTCTCCAACCGGCTCTCCGCTGTAAGTGCCGTTCCAGCCATTGTCGGGATCATTGGTTTCATAAAGCAATTCTCCCCAGCGGTTGTAAACCTGCAAAACAAAAGATTCAATGCCAAAAACCCGGATCCGGAATGTTTCATTCGCTGAAGGCCCCGAGAGATTGGGTGAAAAAACATTGGGCACAAATACCAGCACTTCCGGTAATACAACTGCGGTCTGTTGTG from Bacteroidia bacterium includes these protein-coding regions:
- a CDS encoding metallophosphoesterase family protein; protein product: MKIGIISDTHSYLDERILHHLSGCDEIWHAGDFGSVAVSDRLEKLAPVVGVFGNIDGQDIRKKHPEHERMMREGMSVWMTHIGGYPGRYNSKLLHELNTDPPDLFISGHSHILKIVPDKKRRLLHINPGAAGRSGFHKVRTLVLMELLQGKVAELKVVELGPRTAQAG